The Kineococcus mangrovi genome window below encodes:
- a CDS encoding DUF421 domain-containing protein, with protein MFFGGWTGLLRVLLVGTAAYLWLVVVLRITGKRTLSQLNAFDFIVTVALGSTLATVLLSGSVALAEGALALVLLAVLQLLAAWATTRSRAARAAATSRPTVLLRDGVPLHDALRRQRVSLDSLHAAVRSEGIGGLELVAAAVLETNGAISVVPAAQAGSRSALPGTDDAGGPSR; from the coding sequence ATGTTCTTCGGCGGGTGGACCGGCCTGCTCCGCGTGCTGCTGGTGGGGACGGCGGCCTACCTCTGGCTCGTCGTCGTCCTGCGCATCACGGGCAAACGCACGCTGAGCCAGCTGAACGCCTTCGACTTCATCGTCACCGTCGCCCTGGGTTCCACGCTCGCGACCGTGCTGCTCTCGGGATCGGTCGCTCTCGCGGAGGGTGCGCTGGCACTGGTCCTGCTGGCGGTCCTGCAACTGCTCGCGGCCTGGGCGACGACGCGCAGCCGCGCCGCGCGGGCGGCCGCCACGTCCCGCCCCACCGTCCTGCTGCGCGACGGCGTCCCCCTCCACGACGCCCTGCGGCGGCAACGGGTCAGCCTCGACAGCCTGCACGCCGCCGTCCGCAGCGAGGGGATCGGTGGCCTGGAACTGGTCGCCGCCGCCGTGCTCGAGACGAACGGCGCGATCAGCGTCGTCCCGGCGGCCCAGGCGGGTTCCCGCTCGGCCCTGCCCGGCACGGACGACGCGGGCGGTCCGTCGCGCTGA
- a CDS encoding cation:proton antiporter, which produces MDVVALLALLVLGIVVLTPLAARLGVPQPVVLTVYGLLLALVPAVPAPRIPPDVILPIVLPPLLFATTQRGSLRDLRRDAPAVLTLAVGLTAASAAVVAVVAHLLGLPWAVAVVLGAIVAPPDPVAATAVARKLRLPPRLVTVLEGEGQFNDATALTLYQVALIAVTAGGIGVVEVGWRLLLEVAGGVLIGLAGGIAARWALARLHDASVETTVTLALPFAVYLAADEVEASGVLAVLAAGLFLRAQGHSATTSSGWLLGRAVWRYVDFAVTGLLFGFLGLELTNALEASSRLSSGHSLGVAAAVVGSLVVVRFAVVHAASAVAGRRARRRGSATPAGWREATVASWAGMRGVVTVATALALPFTAQGGDFPYRAEVILVALVVVIATLVLQGLTLAPLVRRLGVARPGDAAADVRGLRRDATRAALRALEGAGGVSARARETALGRYRARLEHQSALVDLFDEGEDDPGAVDEVGRLFLVGVDAERDTVLEARRTGRVSPDAADEVLLDVEARAARFE; this is translated from the coding sequence GTGGACGTCGTCGCTCTGCTCGCCCTGCTGGTCCTCGGCATCGTGGTGCTCACGCCCCTGGCGGCGCGCCTGGGGGTTCCCCAGCCGGTGGTGCTCACGGTCTACGGTCTGCTCCTCGCGCTGGTCCCCGCCGTCCCCGCACCGCGCATCCCCCCGGACGTGATCCTGCCGATCGTCCTGCCGCCGCTGCTGTTCGCCACCACGCAACGGGGTTCCCTGCGCGACCTGCGCCGCGACGCGCCCGCTGTCCTGACGCTGGCTGTGGGGTTGACCGCGGCGAGCGCCGCCGTGGTGGCGGTGGTGGCGCACCTGCTGGGGCTGCCCTGGGCGGTCGCCGTCGTGCTGGGCGCGATCGTCGCCCCGCCGGACCCCGTCGCGGCCACCGCCGTCGCGCGCAAGCTCCGGCTGCCCCCGCGCCTGGTGACGGTGCTGGAGGGGGAGGGGCAGTTCAACGACGCGACCGCCCTGACGCTGTACCAGGTCGCCCTCATCGCGGTGACCGCCGGTGGCATCGGCGTCGTCGAGGTCGGGTGGCGGTTGCTGCTGGAGGTGGCCGGGGGCGTGCTCATCGGCCTGGCGGGCGGGATCGCCGCGCGCTGGGCCCTGGCCCGGCTGCACGACGCGTCCGTCGAGACGACCGTCACCCTGGCGCTGCCGTTCGCGGTCTACCTGGCGGCCGACGAGGTGGAGGCGTCCGGGGTGCTCGCGGTGCTGGCCGCCGGGCTGTTCCTGCGGGCGCAGGGGCACAGCGCGACGACGTCGTCGGGGTGGCTGCTGGGCCGGGCGGTGTGGCGGTACGTGGACTTCGCCGTCACGGGTCTGCTGTTCGGCTTCCTGGGCCTGGAGCTGACGAACGCGCTGGAGGCCAGTTCCCGCCTCAGCAGCGGGCACTCGCTGGGCGTGGCGGCCGCGGTGGTGGGCTCGCTCGTCGTGGTGCGGTTCGCGGTGGTCCACGCCGCCTCCGCGGTGGCCGGACGACGGGCGCGTCGGCGCGGGTCGGCCACCCCGGCCGGGTGGCGGGAGGCGACGGTGGCGTCGTGGGCCGGCATGCGGGGCGTGGTCACCGTGGCGACGGCGCTGGCCCTGCCGTTCACGGCGCAGGGCGGGGACTTCCCCTACCGGGCGGAGGTGATCCTCGTCGCGCTGGTCGTCGTCATCGCCACGCTCGTGCTGCAGGGGCTCACGCTGGCCCCGCTCGTCCGGCGCCTCGGCGTCGCCCGGCCCGGCGACGCGGCCGCAGACGTCCGCGGCCTGCGGCGTGACGCGACCCGGGCCGCGCTGCGGGCCCTCGAAGGTGCCGGTGGGGTGTCGGCGCGGGCGCGGGAGACGGCGCTGGGGCGCTACCGGGCGCGCCTGGAGCACCAGAGCGCCCTGGTCGACCTCTTCGACGAGGGGGAGGACGACCCGGGAGCCGTCGACGAGGTGGGGCGCCTGTTCCTCGTCGGGGTCGACGCGGAGCGCGACACCGTCCTGGAGGCCCGGCGGACCGGTCGCGTCAGCCCCGACGCCGCCGACGAGGTCCTGCTCGACGTCGAGGCGCGGGCGGCCCGGTTCGAGTGA
- a CDS encoding retropepsin-like aspartic protease family protein, which yields MPAPRHRFPARPSTSSRRRCLAVALVLTAGLSSGCSFTVRGDDPAPRPATGASSAPAGTTTVDLQVLQQGSATLALVPVTIGGEGPFPFVLDTGASSSAVNSDLARQLGLEPTGGSADVSGVTGTQQVQLVTVPSWAVGDASLPARPVGAIDFPTPGGDEGGGTSEIAGLLGSDVLSTFGSITVDYAAGELRFTQ from the coding sequence GTGCCCGCTCCCCGACACCGGTTCCCCGCCCGCCCGTCCACCTCCTCGCGCCGGCGGTGCCTGGCGGTGGCGCTCGTCCTCACCGCCGGGCTGTCGTCCGGGTGCTCGTTCACGGTCCGGGGCGACGACCCCGCACCGCGCCCGGCGACCGGCGCGTCCTCCGCCCCGGCCGGCACCACGACGGTCGACCTGCAGGTCCTGCAGCAGGGGTCGGCGACCCTGGCCCTCGTCCCCGTGACCATCGGGGGCGAGGGGCCGTTCCCGTTCGTCCTGGACACCGGGGCCTCGAGCTCGGCGGTCAACTCCGACCTCGCCCGGCAGCTCGGCCTGGAACCCACCGGTGGCAGCGCCGACGTCAGCGGGGTGACCGGCACCCAGCAGGTGCAGCTGGTCACCGTTCCGAGCTGGGCGGTGGGGGACGCGTCGCTGCCCGCGAGACCGGTCGGCGCCATCGACTTCCCCACCCCCGGAGGGGACGAGGGGGGCGGGACGTCCGAGATCGCCGGTCTCCTGGGGTCCGACGTGCTGAGCACCTTCGGCAGCATCACCGTGGACTACGCCGCGGGAGAGCTCCGCTTCACCCAGTGA
- a CDS encoding PRC-barrel domain-containing protein, whose product MTDQPTTLVRLDDTGRTVADPAADVRGRTVLNAEGEDLGKVDDLLVDLEGGFAEGRETAQETAQDDPQDDPQDGDGPDVQVRMLRVKHGGLLGIGAEVFFIPVDAVTSVDEDAVHVDLTRERVEGAPQYDPEIVDQSAYYQSLYGYYGVTPWEPGYVRPTWPVL is encoded by the coding sequence ATGACCGACCAGCCGACCACCCTCGTCCGCCTGGACGACACCGGACGCACCGTCGCCGACCCCGCGGCGGACGTCCGCGGTCGCACCGTGCTCAACGCCGAGGGGGAGGACCTCGGGAAGGTCGACGACCTCCTCGTCGACCTCGAAGGGGGCTTCGCGGAGGGCCGGGAGACCGCGCAGGAGACCGCGCAGGACGACCCGCAGGACGACCCGCAGGACGGTGACGGGCCCGACGTGCAGGTCCGGATGCTGCGCGTCAAGCACGGCGGGCTCCTCGGCATCGGCGCGGAGGTGTTCTTCATCCCCGTCGACGCGGTCACCTCCGTCGACGAGGACGCGGTCCACGTCGACCTGACGCGCGAACGCGTCGAAGGTGCGCCGCAGTACGACCCCGAGATCGTCGACCAGTCCGCGTACTACCAGTCCCTGTACGGGTACTACGGCGTCACCCCGTGGGAACCGGGCTACGTGCGGCCGACCTGGCCCGTCCTGTGA
- a CDS encoding DUF6343 family protein — MNQDDPGQPRGRTGSEARTARSPLRLRLVLAAFGLVVCTAFAVVWFTADEPPGGSRAPGWFLAALAVLAVVDLVVVGVRVRRRHR; from the coding sequence GTGAACCAGGACGATCCCGGCCAGCCGCGCGGCCGGACCGGCTCCGAGGCCCGGACCGCGCGGTCCCCGCTGCGGTTGCGGCTCGTGCTCGCCGCGTTCGGCCTGGTCGTGTGCACCGCCTTCGCCGTCGTCTGGTTCACGGCCGACGAGCCGCCGGGCGGGAGCCGGGCACCGGGCTGGTTCCTCGCCGCCCTCGCCGTCCTGGCCGTCGTCGACCTCGTCGTCGTCGGGGTGAGGGTGCGACGACGCCACCGGTGA
- a CDS encoding PP2C family protein-serine/threonine phosphatase — protein sequence MRWPAAVMLPPEPDALLDRFASLAARTLRAPMAVLSLLDETDRVVLPGAAGMPDPWQRERTMRWGESLCRFATGGADGDDGTGLVVVDDVADDPRAPQYAQAVEAFGVRSWIAAPLRFTHDFTRLFDEGPADTADPADPGAGEDAVLRDVQVVLDLPEIHDLTGPAPDRGAPRGGRAPGDGGPTVVWGVLCVLDTDARHWDERDRELVTDLAAAAAAELRSRVLTSRAVSAEQQMAVTLAATRAVQNRSRLLLSLSRGLSRAETVQDVSDILADLLRRQLGVDHFGLLLHEVEHHRARYVDMSTFPPGTDPAWESFDLRAPTAPAARAVAEGTAFFCDDRDAVLATDPHLTSQGAWDFPGAVVILPLLSGTPGPHRETSGALVLVWPDPRDTADQADRALWLSLADYTAQTLARVQYAARLRSSAETLQRSMLTRLPEPDSLEVRARYVPAASGERVGGDWYDAVVTPDGATTLVIGDVTGHDMTAAAGMGQVRGLLRAFTYDRDEAPGALVSRLDRAVTGLGVDTLATLVLARIEQTDADAEAGLRRLRWTNAGHPPPVLLLADGSTRVLDSTPELLIGLLASTPRSDHETALPPGSTLLLYTDGLIEHRGRSLTDGLEDLQRVLNAGHAGGAVTLEDLLDHLVRELVGTEPDDDCAVLAVRAHPQDR from the coding sequence GTGAGGTGGCCGGCCGCGGTGATGCTGCCGCCCGAACCCGATGCGCTGCTGGACCGCTTCGCCTCCCTGGCCGCCCGCACCCTGCGCGCGCCGATGGCGGTGCTGTCCCTGCTGGACGAGACGGACCGGGTCGTCCTGCCCGGGGCCGCCGGGATGCCGGACCCGTGGCAGCGCGAGCGGACGATGCGGTGGGGTGAGTCCCTGTGCCGCTTCGCCACCGGCGGCGCTGACGGTGACGACGGCACCGGTCTCGTCGTCGTCGACGACGTCGCCGACGACCCCCGCGCCCCGCAGTACGCCCAGGCCGTCGAGGCGTTCGGGGTGCGGTCCTGGATCGCCGCCCCGCTGCGCTTCACGCACGACTTCACGCGCCTGTTCGACGAGGGCCCCGCCGACACCGCCGACCCCGCCGACCCGGGGGCCGGGGAGGACGCGGTCCTGCGGGACGTGCAGGTCGTGCTGGACCTGCCGGAGATCCACGACCTCACCGGCCCCGCCCCGGACCGCGGCGCCCCCCGCGGCGGACGGGCGCCCGGGGACGGGGGACCGACGGTGGTGTGGGGCGTCCTGTGCGTCCTGGACACCGACGCCCGGCACTGGGACGAGCGCGACCGTGAACTGGTCACCGACCTGGCTGCGGCGGCGGCCGCCGAGCTGCGCTCCCGGGTCCTGACCAGCCGCGCGGTCTCGGCCGAGCAGCAGATGGCCGTGACCCTGGCCGCCACCCGCGCCGTGCAGAACCGCAGCCGGCTGCTGCTGAGCCTGTCCCGCGGCCTGTCCCGCGCCGAGACCGTCCAGGACGTCTCCGACATCCTCGCCGACCTGCTGCGCCGGCAGCTGGGCGTGGACCACTTCGGGTTGCTGCTGCACGAGGTGGAGCACCACCGGGCCCGGTACGTGGACATGTCCACCTTCCCCCCGGGCACCGACCCGGCCTGGGAGTCCTTCGACCTGCGCGCCCCCACCGCCCCCGCCGCCCGCGCCGTGGCCGAGGGGACGGCCTTCTTCTGCGACGACCGCGACGCCGTGCTCGCCACCGACCCGCACCTGACCAGCCAGGGCGCCTGGGACTTCCCCGGCGCCGTCGTGATCCTGCCGCTGCTGTCCGGCACCCCGGGGCCGCACCGGGAGACCTCCGGGGCCCTCGTCCTGGTCTGGCCGGACCCCCGCGACACCGCCGACCAGGCCGACCGGGCGCTGTGGCTGTCCCTGGCCGACTACACCGCCCAGACCCTGGCCCGGGTGCAGTACGCCGCCCGGCTGCGCTCCAGCGCCGAGACGCTGCAGCGCTCGATGCTGACCCGGCTGCCCGAACCCGACAGCCTGGAGGTCCGTGCCCGGTACGTCCCCGCCGCCAGCGGCGAGAGGGTCGGGGGCGACTGGTACGACGCCGTCGTCACCCCCGACGGGGCCACCACCCTCGTCATCGGGGACGTCACCGGCCACGACATGACCGCCGCCGCCGGCATGGGGCAGGTCCGCGGGCTGCTGCGAGCGTTCACCTACGACCGCGACGAGGCGCCGGGCGCCCTGGTGAGCCGCCTGGACCGCGCCGTGACGGGTCTGGGCGTGGACACCCTGGCCACGCTCGTCCTGGCCCGCATCGAGCAGACCGACGCCGACGCCGAGGCCGGTCTGCGCCGGTTGCGGTGGACCAACGCCGGGCACCCGCCCCCGGTGCTGCTCCTGGCCGACGGCAGCACCCGGGTGCTGGACTCCACCCCCGAGCTGCTCATCGGGTTGCTGGCGAGCACCCCGCGCAGCGACCACGAGACCGCGCTGCCACCGGGCTCGACGCTGCTGCTGTACACCGACGGGCTCATCGAGCACCGCGGCCGGTCGCTGACCGACGGGCTGGAGGACCTCCAGCGGGTCCTGAACGCCGGCCACGCCGGCGGCGCGGTCACCCTGGAGGACCTGCTGGACCACCTGGTCCGCGAACTCGTCGGGACCGAACCCGACGACGACTGCGCCGTCCTGGCCGTCCGCGCCCACCCGCAGGACCGCTGA
- a CDS encoding SSI family serine proteinase inhibitor: MTVRRTVQRSARTGAAAFLAVGFGLLAGCGEQQAGAPVTSSSPTSSSSTPSGTTPTGDVPATSGGELTVVVDDGAGNQRTWTLTCSADGTAGGDHPDAQNACEAVAAAKAPWAPVPKDMACTQIYGGAQTATVTGTWGGEQVQARYARNDGCQIARWDRLAPLLQPGTEVSARSRGAS, translated from the coding sequence GTGACCGTACGCAGGACCGTCCAGCGCAGCGCCCGCACCGGCGCCGCCGCCTTCCTGGCGGTGGGGTTCGGTCTGCTCGCGGGCTGCGGTGAGCAGCAGGCAGGAGCGCCCGTGACGAGCAGCAGCCCCACGTCCAGCAGCAGCACCCCCTCCGGCACCACCCCCACCGGCGACGTCCCGGCGACGTCCGGGGGTGAGCTGACGGTCGTCGTCGACGACGGGGCGGGGAACCAGCGCACGTGGACCCTGACGTGCTCGGCCGACGGCACGGCCGGCGGGGACCACCCCGACGCGCAGAACGCGTGCGAGGCCGTCGCCGCGGCCAAGGCCCCCTGGGCGCCCGTCCCGAAGGACATGGCGTGCACCCAGATCTACGGCGGCGCCCAGACCGCCACGGTGACCGGCACGTGGGGCGGTGAGCAGGTGCAGGCGCGGTACGCGCGCAACGACGGCTGCCAGATCGCGCGCTGGGACCGGCTCGCCCCGCTCCTGCAGCCGGGGACCGAGGTGAGCGCGCGCAGCCGCGGCGCCTCCTGA
- a CDS encoding HelD family protein encodes MSEHAPDEVLTAEQRHLDHARAELARMRAHTLSLVDSLAPGHAGDAGADEALGWTLHRRAASLVDDPSTTLFFGRTDHDDGQSLHIGRRHVTDSAGDPVVVDWRADVSRGFYRATREDRDGVRLRRRFGVERGRLTAYEDEHLTDAGGADTSSAILAREIERPRSGPMRDIVATIQPEQDALVRADARTTVCVQGAPGTGKTAVGLHRAAWLLYAHRERLTRQGVLVIGPNRAFLQHISAVLPALGEVEVEQRTVDELLTAAVEGRGEVRVRGVEPPEVATLKGDGRMAEVVRRAVWAAVGDPAQVLDSGAVVVTRGSRRWRVPGYLVRDLLEELTTRGIRYEAARNLLPQRLAHAVLQLLEASGDSPDDVVQDAVARSAEVRRAVKALMPAQDPAKVLHRLLSDAGFLRGCSEGVLTAAERELLVWPAPPRTAGSARWSAADAVLLDEVRDQLQRTPSRAHVVLDEAQDLSALQLRAVGRRCSTGAATVLGDIAQGTTPWSARSWDDVLAHLGKPDGEIEVLDRGFRVPAAVIDYAARLLPSIAPQLTVPRSVRTDPGLLQVLRVEDPVARAARTARELAELEGSVGIVVATASVEDAARELSAQGVEFSRLDDPEPDQQRVSLVPAGLVKGLEFDRVVVVEPAAVVAGEPDERTGLRRLYVSLTRAVSAMVVLHREDLPAELV; translated from the coding sequence GTGTCCGAGCACGCCCCGGACGAGGTGCTGACCGCCGAGCAGCGGCACCTCGACCACGCCCGCGCCGAACTCGCCCGCATGCGGGCCCACACCCTGTCCCTCGTCGACTCCCTGGCCCCCGGTCACGCCGGGGACGCCGGCGCCGACGAGGCCCTCGGCTGGACGCTGCACCGCCGCGCCGCCAGCCTCGTCGACGACCCGTCCACCACGTTGTTCTTCGGCCGCACCGACCACGACGACGGCCAGAGCCTGCACATCGGCCGCCGCCACGTCACCGACTCCGCCGGGGACCCGGTCGTCGTCGACTGGCGCGCGGACGTCTCCCGCGGGTTCTACCGCGCGACCCGCGAGGACCGCGACGGGGTGCGGTTGCGCCGCCGCTTCGGGGTGGAGCGGGGACGCCTGACGGCCTACGAGGACGAGCACCTCACGGACGCCGGCGGAGCGGACACCTCCTCGGCCATCCTGGCCCGGGAGATCGAACGTCCGCGCTCGGGTCCCATGCGCGACATCGTCGCCACCATCCAGCCCGAGCAGGACGCCCTCGTGCGGGCCGACGCCCGGACCACCGTCTGCGTCCAGGGCGCCCCGGGCACCGGGAAGACGGCCGTCGGCCTGCACCGCGCCGCCTGGCTGCTGTACGCGCACCGGGAACGCCTGACCCGGCAGGGGGTCCTCGTCATCGGCCCCAACCGCGCCTTCCTGCAGCACATCTCGGCGGTGCTGCCGGCCCTCGGCGAGGTCGAGGTCGAGCAGCGCACGGTCGACGAGCTCCTCACCGCGGCCGTCGAGGGGCGCGGGGAGGTCCGTGTCCGCGGCGTCGAACCGCCGGAGGTGGCGACCCTCAAGGGCGACGGGCGGATGGCCGAGGTCGTCCGCCGTGCCGTGTGGGCGGCGGTCGGGGACCCGGCGCAGGTGCTGGACTCGGGCGCCGTCGTCGTCACGCGGGGTTCGCGGCGCTGGCGCGTCCCCGGATACCTCGTCCGCGACCTCCTCGAGGAGCTGACCACGCGCGGGATCCGCTACGAGGCGGCCCGGAACCTGCTGCCGCAGCGCCTCGCGCACGCCGTCCTGCAACTGCTGGAGGCGTCCGGGGACTCCCCGGACGACGTCGTGCAGGACGCCGTCGCCCGCAGCGCCGAGGTCCGCCGGGCGGTCAAGGCGCTCATGCCCGCGCAGGACCCGGCGAAGGTGCTGCACCGGTTGCTGTCCGACGCCGGGTTCCTGCGCGGTTGTTCCGAGGGGGTCCTCACCGCCGCCGAACGCGAACTGCTGGTCTGGCCCGCACCGCCGCGCACCGCGGGGTCGGCGCGGTGGAGCGCGGCCGACGCGGTGCTGCTCGACGAGGTCCGCGACCAGTTGCAGCGCACGCCCTCGCGTGCGCACGTCGTCCTCGACGAGGCGCAGGACCTGTCCGCCCTGCAGCTGCGGGCGGTCGGCCGGCGGTGCAGCACGGGGGCCGCCACGGTGCTCGGGGACATCGCGCAGGGGACGACGCCGTGGTCGGCGCGCAGCTGGGACGACGTCCTGGCCCACCTCGGCAAACCCGACGGGGAGATCGAGGTCCTCGACCGGGGTTTCCGCGTCCCGGCGGCCGTCATCGACTACGCGGCGAGGTTGCTGCCCAGCATCGCCCCGCAGCTCACCGTCCCGCGGTCCGTGCGGACCGATCCCGGTCTGCTGCAGGTGCTGCGCGTCGAGGACCCCGTCGCCCGCGCGGCGCGGACGGCGCGTGAGCTCGCGGAGCTCGAGGGTTCCGTCGGGATCGTGGTCGCGACCGCCTCGGTCGAGGACGCCGCCCGGGAACTGTCGGCGCAGGGGGTGGAGTTCTCCCGGCTCGACGACCCCGAACCCGACCAGCAGCGGGTCTCCCTCGTGCCCGCCGGGCTGGTCAAGGGGCTGGAGTTCGACCGGGTCGTCGTCGTGGAACCCGCGGCTGTCGTCGCCGGGGAACCCGACGAGCGCACGGGGTTGCGTCGGCTCTACGTCAGCCTGACCCGCGCGGTGAGCGCGATGGTCGTGCTGCACCGCGAGGACCTGCCCGCCGAACTGGTGTGA
- a CDS encoding ribose-phosphate diphosphokinase codes for MFSGSAHPDLAAAVAAEMGVELSPTRVSRFSNDCLEVQLQANCRQRDVYVVQPLVPPVQEALVELLLMLDAAKHASAARVTAVVPHYSYARSDKKDTGRISIGGRLVADLLETAGADHVLVMTLHSPQVHGFFRVPVDHLHALKQLATHFEGEDLSDAVVVSPDLGNAKPAAAFARMLGCGIATGAKQRFPDDRVVIANVIGDVTGKDVIVLDDEIAKGSTVFELTDRLRELRARSVRVVCTHGIFAGDALDRLLAHPDIDEVVCTDTVPLRGGPREGLSVISVAPALAAAIRRIHEGESVSALFEH; via the coding sequence GTGTTCAGCGGATCCGCCCACCCCGACCTGGCCGCCGCGGTCGCCGCGGAGATGGGGGTCGAGCTGTCCCCCACCCGCGTCAGCCGCTTCTCCAACGACTGCCTCGAGGTGCAGTTGCAGGCCAACTGCCGCCAGCGCGACGTCTACGTCGTCCAGCCCCTCGTCCCGCCCGTGCAGGAGGCGCTCGTCGAGCTCCTGCTCATGCTCGACGCCGCCAAGCACGCCTCCGCCGCGCGCGTGACCGCCGTCGTGCCGCACTACTCCTACGCGCGCTCGGACAAGAAGGACACCGGCCGCATCTCCATCGGCGGCCGCCTCGTCGCCGACCTCCTCGAGACCGCCGGCGCCGACCACGTCCTCGTCATGACGCTGCACTCCCCGCAGGTGCACGGGTTCTTCCGCGTCCCCGTCGACCACCTGCACGCCCTCAAGCAGCTCGCGACGCACTTCGAGGGCGAGGACCTGTCCGACGCCGTCGTCGTCTCCCCCGACCTCGGCAACGCCAAACCCGCCGCCGCGTTCGCGCGGATGCTCGGCTGCGGCATCGCCACCGGCGCCAAGCAGCGGTTCCCCGACGACCGGGTCGTCATCGCGAACGTCATCGGCGACGTCACCGGCAAGGACGTCATCGTGCTCGACGACGAGATCGCCAAGGGCAGCACCGTGTTCGAGCTCACCGACCGGTTGCGCGAACTGCGGGCCCGCAGCGTCCGCGTCGTCTGCACCCACGGGATCTTCGCCGGAGACGCCCTCGACCGGCTGCTGGCCCACCCCGACATCGACGAGGTCGTCTGCACCGACACCGTCCCCCTGCGCGGCGGACCGCGCGAGGGGTTGTCCGTCATCTCCGTCGCCCCGGCGCTCGCGGCCGCGATCCGGCGCATCCACGAGGGGGAGTCGGTCAGCGCCCTGTTCGAGCACTGA
- a CDS encoding rhodanese-like domain-containing protein encodes MSESRTFDVDGVPTTAVADLPGDATVLDVREDDEWAAGHIDGAVHVPMGQVPQRLEELPQGRLHVVCRAGGRSQRTAEWLQRNGYDVVNVEGGMTAWAEAGRGMVSESGQEPFVR; translated from the coding sequence ATGAGCGAGTCCCGGACCTTCGACGTCGACGGCGTGCCCACGACCGCGGTGGCCGACCTGCCCGGGGACGCGACGGTGCTCGACGTCCGCGAGGACGACGAGTGGGCCGCCGGCCACATCGACGGCGCCGTGCACGTCCCGATGGGGCAGGTGCCCCAGCGCCTGGAGGAGTTGCCGCAGGGGCGGCTGCACGTCGTGTGCCGTGCCGGGGGCCGGTCGCAGCGCACGGCGGAGTGGCTGCAGCGCAACGGTTACGACGTGGTGAACGTCGAGGGTGGGATGACGGCGTGGGCCGAGGCGGGCCGGGGGATGGTCTCGGAGTCCGGCCAGGAGCCGTTCGTCCGCTGA
- a CDS encoding glucosyl-3-phosphoglycerate synthase, whose amino-acid sequence MKLPVQAWFGRSTSRARDWPLERLRRQKAGTRVSVVLPALDEEATVGGVVTMVRRLADATGLVDEVVVMDSGSTDGTARVAAAAGATVHHRDDVLPETGSRPGKGEVLWKSLAVTTGDVVVFVDADLVDPQPQLVTGLLGPLLTDPGVELVKGCYDRPLQGAGNASGGRVTELVARPLISRFYPDLAGLVQPLAGEYAARRRLLEAIPFCGGYGVEIAMLIDTLELKGLQAIAQVDLGRRGHSHQDTAALGRMAAEITHVVHQRAAGETLGRPPAMTQFARDGYGHYAPVTHVLTLDERPPMLTVEGYRARPAKVS is encoded by the coding sequence GTGAAGCTGCCCGTGCAGGCCTGGTTCGGCAGGTCCACGTCCCGCGCGCGGGACTGGCCCCTGGAGCGGCTGCGCCGCCAGAAGGCCGGGACCCGGGTCAGCGTCGTCCTGCCCGCCCTCGACGAGGAGGCCACGGTCGGCGGGGTCGTGACCATGGTCCGGCGCCTGGCCGACGCCACCGGCCTCGTCGACGAGGTCGTCGTCATGGACTCCGGCTCCACCGACGGCACCGCCCGGGTCGCCGCCGCCGCCGGCGCCACCGTCCACCACCGCGACGACGTCCTGCCCGAGACGGGGTCCCGGCCGGGCAAGGGCGAGGTGCTGTGGAAGTCGCTGGCGGTCACCACCGGCGACGTCGTCGTCTTCGTCGACGCCGACCTCGTCGACCCCCAGCCGCAGCTCGTGACGGGCCTGCTCGGTCCCCTGCTCACCGACCCCGGCGTCGAGCTCGTCAAGGGCTGCTACGACCGGCCGCTGCAGGGCGCCGGCAACGCCTCGGGCGGGCGCGTCACCGAGCTCGTCGCGCGGCCCCTCATCAGCCGCTTCTACCCCGACCTCGCCGGGCTCGTGCAACCGCTGGCCGGGGAGTACGCCGCCCGCCGCCGGCTGCTGGAGGCGATCCCGTTCTGCGGCGGGTACGGCGTGGAGATCGCCATGCTCATCGACACCCTGGAGCTGAAGGGCCTGCAGGCCATCGCCCAGGTCGACCTCGGCCGGCGCGGGCACAGCCACCAGGACACCGCGGCGCTGGGGCGGATGGCCGCGGAGATCACGCACGTCGTGCACCAGCGCGCCGCCGGCGAGACCCTGGGCCGGCCCCCCGCGATGACGCAGTTCGCCCGGGACGGGTACGGGCACTACGCCCCCGTCACCCACGTCCTCACCCTCGACGAGCGGCCCCCCATGCTCACCGTGGAGGGGTACCGGGCCCGCCCGGCGAAGGTGTCCTGA